The Erwinia billingiae Eb661 nucleotide sequence GTGAAAGCAAAAATGATTGCTATCACTACCACCTCCGGTACCGGTTCAGAAGTGACACCATTTGCGGTAGTGACCGACGATGCGACTGGCCAGAAATATCCGCTGGCTGACTATGCGCTGACCCCGGACATGGCGATTGTCGATGCCAACCTGGTGATGAACATGCCTAAGTCACTCTGTGCCTTCGGCGGTCTGGATGCGGTTACCCACTCTCTGGAAGCCTATGTGTCTGTGCTGGCCAATGAGTACTCTGATGGTCAGGCGCTGCAAGCGCTGAAACTGTTGCAGGAGAACCTGCCGGCCAGTTACAACGAAGGCGCTAAAAACCCGGTAGCCCGTGAGCGTGTGCACAATGCTGCCACCATCGCCGGTATCGCGTTTGCCAACGCCTTCCTTGGGGTTTGCCACTCAATGGCCCACAAACTGGGTTCAGAGTTCCATATTCCACACGGTCTGGCTAACGCCCTGCTGATTTGTAACGTTATCCGCTATAACGCTAACGATAACCCAACCAAACAGACAGCATTCAGTCAGTACGATCGTCCGCAGGCTCGTCGTCGTTATGCCGAAGTGGCTGACCATCTGCGTCTGAGCGCACCTGGTGACCGTACGGCGCAGAAAATTGAGAAACTGCTGGCCTGGCTGGAAGAGATGAAAGCGCAACTGGGTATCCCTAAATCAATCCGCGAGGCTGGCGTACAGGAAGCTGATTTCCTGGCGAAAGTCGATAAGCTGGCTGAAGATGCCTTCGATGACCAGTGTACCGGTGCTAACCCACGCTATCCGCTGATTGCTGAGCTAAAACAAATCATGCTGGATACTTTCTACGGCGTTGAGTACCAGGAAGTGTTTGCCAACATCGCCGAAGCGATTGAAGCCCAACCGGTCGCGGTTAAGAAAGTCGAAAAGAAAGTGAAAAAGTAAAAGTTGCTTAAAAAAAACCCGCCAACCGGCGGGTTTTTTATTGGCGCAATTCGTAAGAAAAACTAATCAACCTTTGAAATAACATGCAGGCTTAGTTTTCTCATAAACTACCTGGATGACGGTCTTTATTTAATCCCGTTCTTACCATGTACTGCCTGTAAACATCCCTGCTCTATCGCTGCTTTGTAATGCTTTCTACAGACGGACACGTAACGCTCATTGCCACCAATGACAACCTGTTCACCTTCTTTAAAAGGTGCGCCATTTTGATCTAACCTTAATACCATTCCCGCTTTTCTTCCGCAGTGACAAACGGTTTTTAATTCAACCAGCTTATCTGACCAGGCTAATAAGTACTGGCTACCGGTAAATAATTCACCGCGAAAATCTGTACGCAATCCATAACAGAGTACAGGTATATCCAGATTATCTACTACATCAGATAAGGCTTTTACCTGTTCACGGGTAAGAAACTGGCTTTCATCGACTAACACACAGTGAACCGGTTCCAGCAGATGCTGAGCGCTAATCTCATCAAAAAGTGCCGACTCGTTATTATACAATTTCGCGGGTGAAGACAGGCCTATTCTCGAACTCACCTTGCCCGAACCGAATCGGTTGTCAATCTCGGCGGTGTAGACGATAGTCCGCATCCCCCGCTCCTGGTAGTTATAAGACGACTGCAACAGGGCGGTAGATTTGCCGGCGTTCATCGCGGAATAGTAGAAATACAGCTGAGCCATTTGCGCTCGCTCCCTTAGGAATGTTTCGAAGAATGCTCAGAATTGTACCACAGGGTACTACGGTCGAAAGGGCTTTAATCATCACGCAACGGTGACGCGACGGGCGTGAGAAAATGTACAACCTGCTGACAATGTTGTTGAAATATCCCTTCTTTTTCCAGATTTAGTTTTTCCAGTCTTTGTCACTTTTAGGCATTAAACGAATAAAAAGGCTAAATCGACTCTGCTAATATTCGCGGAATTTCCTGAAAGATATTGCTGTAAACCTGAAAAAATGTCCACGGTTTACCTGGCTGATTTTATTATACAAGGCGTGAACGCCCGTCGGGCTTTGTCTTACATCTGATAGCGATTACAAAGCAGGCATTATTTTTAGCAGCCAACCTTTTATGCGGATTAATTACAACAGGGGCAGTTGGCGGATTTTCCTTATTCTGAAATCCTTACAAAATTAACTATTGCAGTTCGTATTTACGCACTCTATTATTATCGGGCAGAACAATTCTCCCACCTTTATAATTTTTGAGATTCATATAATGAGCGAAGCACTTAAAATTTTGAACAACATTCGTACCCTGCGTGCTCAAGCCAGAGAATGTACCCTGGAAACGCTGGAAGAGATGCTGGAAAAACTGGAAGTTGTTGTTAATGAGCGCCGCGAAGAAGAAAGCCATGCTCAGGCTGAAAACCAGGAACGCACACGCAAGCTGCAGCAGTATCGCGAAATGCTGATTGCTGATGGCATCGATCCTAACGAATTGCTGTCCACCCTGGCCGCTGTTAAAGCACCAGGCAAAGCAAAACGCGCTGCCCGTCCGGCCAAATACAAATATACTGATGAAAATGGCGAAGCGAAAACCTGGACAGGTCAGGGTCGTACTCCAGCCGTGATCAAAAAAGCTATCGAAGAACAAGGTAAGCAGCTGGACGATTTCCTGCTGTAATCGTGACTTCAAGTGCTTCTGAGAAACCCATCCTTGCGATGGGTTTTTTATTTCCCATTTTTCAAGCCATCACTTTTCCCAAAGCAAAAAAAAAAGGAGCCTCAGCCCCTTTATCCTACGCTGCCGATCGTTCAGACCTTATAGAAAGAACGATACCAACTGACAAAGTTAGCAATCCCTTCTTCGACACCGGTTTGAGGTTTAAAGCCAATGGCATTAAACAGCGCACGAGTATCAGCGCTGGTTTCCAGCACGTCACCCGGTTGCATTGGCAGCATGTTCTTCTT carries:
- the tdk gene encoding thymidine kinase; its protein translation is MAQLYFYYSAMNAGKSTALLQSSYNYQERGMRTIVYTAEIDNRFGSGKVSSRIGLSSPAKLYNNESALFDEISAQHLLEPVHCVLVDESQFLTREQVKALSDVVDNLDIPVLCYGLRTDFRGELFTGSQYLLAWSDKLVELKTVCHCGRKAGMVLRLDQNGAPFKEGEQVVIGGNERYVSVCRKHYKAAIEQGCLQAVHGKNGIK
- the hns gene encoding histone-like nucleoid-structuring protein H-NS yields the protein MSEALKILNNIRTLRAQARECTLETLEEMLEKLEVVVNERREEESHAQAENQERTRKLQQYREMLIADGIDPNELLSTLAAVKAPGKAKRAARPAKYKYTDENGEAKTWTGQGRTPAVIKKAIEEQGKQLDDFLL